In Toxotes jaculatrix isolate fToxJac2 chromosome 11, fToxJac2.pri, whole genome shotgun sequence, a single genomic region encodes these proteins:
- the LOC121189827 gene encoding uncharacterized protein LOC121189827 isoform X2 has translation MTDSPDSSVLQQTHGTGTGTGIGPTVVKVESGVSAFSPSHIAELHFLRSRVREMEREKAELLAENQRLKNMLVHEIPGLMSTMWQMLGQASHHSVSMATGGTDSYAPYHHHTETNQDGDFSPQVQVQQLQEELNGNLSWGPLGSEDEEVQGGADLGLGSHMGEEAPLCSQTDMEELRRSCSESQCAAGDATGQVSQVEVYPGSGVLCDVRSWQAANQAQSPTAMVRMLLLGVFDMNTLMNSNLRGGRSRRPAFHPQRSALDPHKINAIFNAILARFPLAKKGVIGSGINSKLSEIRFRSRRANRDPRFL, from the exons ATGACGGACAGTCCGGACAGCAGCGTCCTGCAGCAGACACACGGCACCGGGACCGGGACCGGAATCGGTCCGACG GTGGTGAAGGTGGAGTCAGGTGTGTCGGCTTTCTCACCATCACACATCGCTGAGCTTCATTTCCTGCGTTCGAGGGTtcgagagatggagagagagaaagcagagctCTTGGCTGAGAACCAGAGGCTGAAGAACATGCTGGTCCACG agaTCCCTGGGCTCATGTCCACTATGTGGCAGATGTTGGGCCAGGCCAGTCACCACTcagtctccatggcaacaggtgGGACAGACAGCTACGCTCCTTATCACCACCACACAGAGACCAATCAGGACGGAGACTTCAgccctcaggtccaggtccagcagctgcaggaggagctgaacGGGAATCTGTCCTGGGGTCCACTGGGCTCCGAGGACGAGGAGGTGCAAGGAGGAGCCGACCTGGGCCTGGGGAGTCACATGGGGGAGGAGGCGCCGCTCTGCAGCCAGACCGacatggaggagctgaggaggagctgctcTGAGAGCCAGTGTGCCGCTGGAGATGCAACCGGACAG GTGAGCCAGGTGGAGGTGTATCCAGGATCTGGTGTGCTGTGCGATGTGCGGTCGTGGCAGGCAGCCAATCAGGCACAGTCTCCCACAGCAATGGTGCggatgctgctgctgggcgTGTTTGATATGAACACGCTGATGAACAGTAACCTGAGAGGTGGGCGGAGCCGCCGGCCTGCCTTCCACCCACAACGGAGTGCGCTCGACCCCCACAAGATCAACGCCATCTTCA acGCCATCTTGGCTCGGTTTCCTCTCGCCAAGAAAGGAGTCATTGGCTCTGGCATCAACTCCAAACTCTCTGAGATCCGTTTCCGCTCCCGCAGAGCCAATCGAGATCCCCGGTTCCTCTGA
- the LOC121189827 gene encoding uncharacterized protein LOC121189827 isoform X3 has protein sequence MPVVSWDRMDTVVKVESGVSAFSPSHIAELHFLRSRVREMEREKAELLAENQRLKNMLVHEIPGLMSTMWQMLGQASHHSVSMATGGTDSYAPYHHHTETNQDGDFSPQVQVQQLQEELNGNLSWGPLGSEDEEVQGGADLGLGSHMGEEAPLCSQTDMEELRRSCSESQCAAGDATGQVSQVEVYPGSGVLCDVRSWQAANQAQSPTAMVRMLLLGVFDMNTLMNSNLRGGRSRRPAFHPQRSALDPHKINAIFMSLSFSDAILARFPLAKKGVIGSGINSKLSEIRFRSRRANRDPRFL, from the exons atgcccgtagtcagctgggataggatGGACACA GTGGTGAAGGTGGAGTCAGGTGTGTCGGCTTTCTCACCATCACACATCGCTGAGCTTCATTTCCTGCGTTCGAGGGTtcgagagatggagagagagaaagcagagctCTTGGCTGAGAACCAGAGGCTGAAGAACATGCTGGTCCACG agaTCCCTGGGCTCATGTCCACTATGTGGCAGATGTTGGGCCAGGCCAGTCACCACTcagtctccatggcaacaggtgGGACAGACAGCTACGCTCCTTATCACCACCACACAGAGACCAATCAGGACGGAGACTTCAgccctcaggtccaggtccagcagctgcaggaggagctgaacGGGAATCTGTCCTGGGGTCCACTGGGCTCCGAGGACGAGGAGGTGCAAGGAGGAGCCGACCTGGGCCTGGGGAGTCACATGGGGGAGGAGGCGCCGCTCTGCAGCCAGACCGacatggaggagctgaggaggagctgctcTGAGAGCCAGTGTGCCGCTGGAGATGCAACCGGACAG GTGAGCCAGGTGGAGGTGTATCCAGGATCTGGTGTGCTGTGCGATGTGCGGTCGTGGCAGGCAGCCAATCAGGCACAGTCTCCCACAGCAATGGTGCggatgctgctgctgggcgTGTTTGATATGAACACGCTGATGAACAGTAACCTGAGAGGTGGGCGGAGCCGCCGGCCTGCCTTCCACCCACAACGGAGTGCGCTCGACCCCCACAAGATCAACGCCATCTTCA tgtccctctctttctcagacGCCATCTTGGCTCGGTTTCCTCTCGCCAAGAAAGGAGTCATTGGCTCTGGCATCAACTCCAAACTCTCTGAGATCCGTTTCCGCTCCCGCAGAGCCAATCGAGATCCCCGGTTCCTCTGA
- the LOC121189827 gene encoding uncharacterized protein LOC121189827 isoform X1 has product MTDSPDSSVLQQTHGTGTGTGIGPTVVKVESGVSAFSPSHIAELHFLRSRVREMEREKAELLAENQRLKNMLVHEIPGLMSTMWQMLGQASHHSVSMATGGTDSYAPYHHHTETNQDGDFSPQVQVQQLQEELNGNLSWGPLGSEDEEVQGGADLGLGSHMGEEAPLCSQTDMEELRRSCSESQCAAGDATGQVSQVEVYPGSGVLCDVRSWQAANQAQSPTAMVRMLLLGVFDMNTLMNSNLRGGRSRRPAFHPQRSALDPHKINAIFMSLSFSDAILARFPLAKKGVIGSGINSKLSEIRFRSRRANRDPRFL; this is encoded by the exons ATGACGGACAGTCCGGACAGCAGCGTCCTGCAGCAGACACACGGCACCGGGACCGGGACCGGAATCGGTCCGACG GTGGTGAAGGTGGAGTCAGGTGTGTCGGCTTTCTCACCATCACACATCGCTGAGCTTCATTTCCTGCGTTCGAGGGTtcgagagatggagagagagaaagcagagctCTTGGCTGAGAACCAGAGGCTGAAGAACATGCTGGTCCACG agaTCCCTGGGCTCATGTCCACTATGTGGCAGATGTTGGGCCAGGCCAGTCACCACTcagtctccatggcaacaggtgGGACAGACAGCTACGCTCCTTATCACCACCACACAGAGACCAATCAGGACGGAGACTTCAgccctcaggtccaggtccagcagctgcaggaggagctgaacGGGAATCTGTCCTGGGGTCCACTGGGCTCCGAGGACGAGGAGGTGCAAGGAGGAGCCGACCTGGGCCTGGGGAGTCACATGGGGGAGGAGGCGCCGCTCTGCAGCCAGACCGacatggaggagctgaggaggagctgctcTGAGAGCCAGTGTGCCGCTGGAGATGCAACCGGACAG GTGAGCCAGGTGGAGGTGTATCCAGGATCTGGTGTGCTGTGCGATGTGCGGTCGTGGCAGGCAGCCAATCAGGCACAGTCTCCCACAGCAATGGTGCggatgctgctgctgggcgTGTTTGATATGAACACGCTGATGAACAGTAACCTGAGAGGTGGGCGGAGCCGCCGGCCTGCCTTCCACCCACAACGGAGTGCGCTCGACCCCCACAAGATCAACGCCATCTTCA tgtccctctctttctcagacGCCATCTTGGCTCGGTTTCCTCTCGCCAAGAAAGGAGTCATTGGCTCTGGCATCAACTCCAAACTCTCTGAGATCCGTTTCCGCTCCCGCAGAGCCAATCGAGATCCCCGGTTCCTCTGA